The segment aaaatgctatctttcctCCATTGGATGGtcttacctcctttgtcaaagatcaagtgataggtgtgtgggtccatttctgggtcttcaattctgttccactgatctacctgcctatctctgtaccaatactatacagtttttatcactattattctgtaatactggttgaagtcagggatggtgattcccccagaagttcttttattattgagtatcgttttcactatcctgggttttttgttattccaaatgaatttgcaaattgctctttctatctttataaagaattgagtaggaatgttgatgggaattgcattgaaactgtagattgcttttggcaaaatggccatctttactatattaatactgccaatccatgagcatggaagatctttccatcttctgagatcttcctcaaattctgtcttcagagacttgacattcttatacagatctttcacttgcttggttaaagtcacaccaagatattttatattatttggaactattgtgaagggtgtcatttccttaatttctttctcagcctgattatcctttgagtagatgaaggctactgatttgtttgagttaattttatacccagcaactttgctgaaattatttatcaggttaggtagttctctggtggaacttttggggtcacctaagtacactatcatatcatctgcaaatagtgatattttgatttcttcccttccattttgtatccctttgacctcctttccctgtctgattgctctggctaggacttccagtactatatcgaataagtagggagagagtgggcagccttgtctagtccttgattttagtgggattgcttcaagtttctctccatttagtttgatgttagctactggtttactgtatattgcttttactatgattaaatatggaccttgaattcctgttctttctaggacttttatcatgaaggggtgttgatttttgtcagatgctttctcagcatctaatgaaatgatcatgtggttcttatcgttgagtttgtttatatagtgggctacattgatggatttttcatatattaaaccatccctgcatccctggggtgaagcctacttgatcatgatggatgatcgttttgatgtgctcttggattcggtccgcaagaattttattgagtatttttgcatcaatattcaaaaggaaattggtctgaagttctctttctttgttgggtcttcgtgtcgttttggtataagagtaattgtggcttcataggaggaatttggtagtgcttcatctgtttcaattttgtggaagagtttggacagtattgggatgaggtcttctatgtaggtctgatagaattctacactgaacccatctggccctgggctctttttgttgggagacctttaatgactgcttctatttctacaggagttatggggttgtttagatggtttatttgttcctgatttaactttggtacctggtatctgtctagaaaattgtctatttctccagattttccagttttgttgaatataggcttttgtagtaggatctgataatatttttaaatgtctttagattccattgttatgtctcccttttcatttctgattttgttaatttggacacactctctgtgacctctggttagtctggttaagggtttatctatcttgttgattttctcaaagaaccagctcctggttttgttgattctttgtatagttcttttcatttctacttggttgatttcagccctcagtttgaatatttcctgccctctactcctcttgggtttctttctttctttttgttctagagcttttacgtgtgctgtcaagctgctgacatgtgctctctcctgtttcttttgcaggcactcagagttatgagttttcctcttagtaccgctttcattgtgtcccataagtttgaaaatgttgtatcttcattttcattaaattctaagaagtctttaatttctttctttatttctttcttgaccaagttgtcattgagtagagcattattcaacttccatgtatatgtgggctttctgtcattattgttgttattgaagaccagacttactacgtggtggtctgataggacgcatgggattatttctatctttctatatttgttgaggcctgttttgtgactgattatatggttgattttggagaaggttccatgagatgctgagaagaaggtatatccttttgttttaggatagaatgttctataaatatctgttaaatccatttggttcgtaacttccgttagtttctctacatctctgtttaatttctgtttccatgatccatcctttgatgagagtgaggtgttgaaatctcgtactattataatgtgaggtgcaatgtgtgctttgagctttagtaaggtttcttttataaatgtaggtgcccttgcatttggagcatagatatttaggattgagagttcatcttggtggatttttcctttgatgactatgaagtgtccttccttacctttttaatgactttggatgaaagtcaattttatttgctatcagaatggcaactccagcttttttcttcgggccatttgcttggaaagttgttttccggCCATTTATTCTGAAgtaatgtttgtctttgtctctgaggtgtgtttcctgcatgcagcaaaatgctgggtcctctttaagtatccagtctgttggtctatgtctttttattggggaatgagtccgttgatattgagagatattaaggaatagtgattgtcgcttcctattatttttgttgttagaggtggaattatgtttgtctcttggtttcattgcaaggaaattatattcttgctttctgtaaggTGTAGTTTctcccttgtgttggagttttccatctattatcctttgtagggggtggatttgtagaaagatagtgtgtaaatttacttttatcatggaatatcttggtttctccatctatgttaattaaaaattttgctgtatacagtaacttgggctggcatttgtgttctcttagggtctgtatgacatctgtccaggatcttctggctttcataatctctggtgagaagtctggtgtaattcttataggtctgcctttatatgtcacttgacctttttcccttagtgcttttaatagtctttctttgttttgtgcgtttggtgttttgactattatgtgatgggagaaatttctcttctggtccaatctatttgtagttctgtaggcttcttgtatgtttatgggcatctctttctttaggttagggaagttttcttgtataattttgttgaatatatttactggccctttaagttgggagtcttcactttcttctatacctattatccttaggtttgatcttctcgttgtgtcctagatttcctgtatgttttgggctagaagccttttgtgttttccattatctttgacagttgtgttgatgttttctatggtatcttttgtccctgagattctctcttctatctcttgcattctgttggtgatgcttgtatctacagctccttgtctcttccttacgttttctatatccagggtcatctccctttgtgctttctttattttttctatttccattttcaattcgttcgcctgtttggttgtgttttcctgtaattctttcagggatttttgtgtttcctctctaaggtcttctacttgtttacttgtgttttcctgcatttctttaaaggagttctttatgtcttccttaaagtcctccatcattatcaaaaaattgtgattttaaatctaaatcttccttttctggtgaatttggatatccagtattttctttggtgggagaactgggctctgatgatgccaaatagtcttggtttctgttgcttaggttcctgcgcttgcctctagccattgggttgacTCTGGtttttgcttgtcttgctgtttctgagagtgaccagaccctgctgtaggcctctgcgtcagcactcctgtagaaccattttcctgttttctttcagcctttcctgagaacaggtgtgttggtgctcctggagactgtcttccaactctaggcaggggcaggaatcaaaggttcctgcccctgattgTTCATGTAAGTCCTTGGACCCAGCGgccacagttggcactatgcggttctctcttgggtctgtactgtgggcagagggtagtctcctctgacttctcaggagtatccacacttctgagggtccagctctctcccccacgggatttgggtgcagggagctgtttggcggGTTCAGTTCAttcctgggcgcagaccagaacctCAGATACCAGTGAccgtctgttcctatatccctgtgtccagaggcattgtgcaatttccccttggaccagggatgtgggcagaagtgtaCAGagatggcagtctgtcctgcagtctcaggatgtctgcacccctgggtggtcagctctcttccccaccggatttgggtgcagggaactgtggcgAGACTTgattttactgtgtagccctgactggccttgaactcactactcACTACGGTTAGCAGGCTGCCTTCAGAAAGATACACCTGCCTATTCCTTCTGAAAGCTGGAATTAACGATGTGCACCTATTCACCAGGCAAAATGGCTAACATTATTCTCCTTGTGTTCCAATAGACGAGACTGAGAATATTGCTTCCTTGCccaagagaacagagaaagagatcTCTTTGAGGACTTGGGTTCGGATGGCAATTGGGTATACCTTACTGTAGATATGAAAGAGGGCTTAGGTGAGCCTTGGGGATACCACCACCATAGCTTGTTGCTCAGACCTTTGGAATTTAACAGGTTCCTCTTGTTTCCATGACACCTACCAATGAAGAAGGGGTAAGTGGACAGTGTCCTGTGACTAGTTTTATGCTCATTTTAGTGAGCTCTGAGATTGTAGTACCTTGAGACTCTGCTTGCTACCTGCCTATTCTATATACTTGCCAGGGAAGATGATTACTGAAAATAAGGTCCCTGAGTCCAGAACAGGGATTATATGGAGAGGccctgtcttagagtttctattgttaCAATGAAACAGAATGGTCAAAATGcaattggggaagaaagggtttatttgacttatagtTTCATTTTGCTattcaaaggaagtcaagacaggaattcaaacaagacaggaacctggaggcaggagctgatgccgaGATGGGgtggtgctgtttactggctcaCTTTCCCTAGCTTGCTTGGCCTGCTTCCTTACAGAACCTAGGACTGCCAGTtcagggatgggaccacccaggTTTTGCTGGGCCTTCTCTCATCAATCCCTCCttaatgccttacagctgaatcttaCAGAAGcatcttctcaattgaggttcctttctTTCAGATAGCTCTAGTTTGTGTATCAAGTTGACGTAAGACCAGCCAGCATAGGTTTCCACTTACAGCAGCACTGTTTTAGAATTCAGAGACATTGAAGTTGCAGTATTGATCATTATTGAAAGTCTGGAACTGAGATGGATTGATGATGCTCAGAAATCCTCAGGtatgcatgctctttggtggAGTTAGACAGAGGACACTCAGTAGCTAAGCACCTGGACTTGAATGCTAAATAGAAATACAGGTACAGTGAAGAAAGAGTAAAGTGTATGGTGAGAGTGTGCATACATGGCCTCCAAGCCCATGGGCCTTTGCATCATGGAGTGGTGCAAATAGTCATATGTGTTGAGATCATCTACAGGAGCCCATGTGAATTATTTGGTAGAAACAAGGGGCTTTCAATGTTGTAATATAAGAATAGATGGGCTTCTTCTATCCACCTGCCTGCTATGTTAGGCTGGTAAACACAGTGGTCAAAGAAACCTTGAGGAGAGATTGGATTTCAGTAGCTTCAGAGTTTAATTACCTCTGAGGAAGTAAGCTAAGTGGGAATGACTGTCTTGAAGATGGCTGGAGTGCCACAGAAGGAGGTTTCATGTGAACTCAGATATCTTCATCGTGGCAGGGCCGTGTGGAATTTAAGGACGTGGTTATCTACTTCTCGGAAGAAGAATGGACACTTCTTGATGATTCTCAGAGACTCCTGTACCACAGTGTGATGATGGAGACCTTTGTCCTCATGACCTCATTGGGTAAGGGCATCCCATTTTATCAGGACAAGCCTACGATGGATATAGCTTCTTTTCTACAGAGGGATGTGTTTTcccatccccctaaccccacatACATAAAGGTATATAGGAAGCCGTATGGGATAAGTAGCCTTATAGTGAGCATAGTAGAGGTCAACTTGATGGCTCTCATGGGCTGGCGACACTGACTACATGACATCCCTATGATTTGGGTACAGCCTTCTTCTAAGTGACATGTATTGGGTGTGTCTGTGGCAGTAATTGTTGCATTGATATGATCCTTGTTTGATGGGTTTTTCCTATAAGACACTCCTGTAAGGACCATTCTTTATTAATTGTTTTGTCCCATGGACCACCATGCTTTGCGTCACCGTTTCTAGTTTGCAATGTTCACTTGTCCTATTTTTGATTTTAGGACTCATACCTGCTGGGGTCCGTGACATCACTCAGCTGGAGTCTTCAGGGGATCTCTTCACCCCTACACTGAGATTCAAGGCTCCAGGTACGTTTGACAGGTACTTGGAGGGTGTATGTTGCTGTTGTATGCACTCTGGAGGAGCTCATGTGAAGTATATTTCTACTGGTTCTGATGGTTTGGTGCCCAGGCAAAGGATAATGGCAGATTCCATCTCTGGTTTCCCTGTTATTCTGAACCAAAGCTGTTCTTCGTGTACTAATTTTTGCACCAGTGAAGCACAGTGTTTCCTGTATTGTACTGTTAGAGTGGGGTGTGTCCTGAGCAGCCTTGAACATAGGTTCTTTGGTTACCATGTCTTATGGACGTAGACAGCCTTCTGCACTGTGTCCTACATCTCCAGCAGGGGGGGCTTGCAGAAAGCCATTTGCCGAGGAGTATGCTATGGTCCTCCCCACTCTTCCCTGTGCTCTGCTTCTGATTGATGTTCTTGCTACCCCTAAGGTCCCTAGAGATGATGATCTTGACAATTTGAACATGGTAATGGACCCTTACCACCTGAACTATTCCCCTTGTTCTGTGAAGAATCTCAGAACACTGTTAGCAATTTGTGCTGTTTGTCGCCCCTTAGCATCTACGCCATTCAtgagtatttttctgtgtttAGGATTTTGGAACAGAGAGGGTGAGATGTCATCCATTCAGTGCAGCACTTCTCCCGAGGAAGGGGTTGGTGTAACTGTGCTTGAATGGCAGAAGCAGAGATGTGCTAAGAAACCCCTGCAAAGGAAACAGGTCAGGATTCCAGCTATGAAGACTGGCGACCCTCCAGAGAAAACATCACAAAGCACAGACCGTGTGATGGATTCCCAGGACTCCTCAAGACTTCCTGGGTCTCAGGTGACGCCCAATGCTGGACAGCAACACAGAAACTCTGAGAACGCTGAGTCCATTCAGTCTAAGAATGGAGATCACAAATGCAGTGACTGTGGCAAAACTTTTAGCCACAAGTTCCAGCTTATCCGACACCAGAAAATACACAGTGGAGAAAGGCCTTTTAAGTGCAGTGAATGTGGGAGATCCTTCCAGCAAAATGCCCATCTCGTTGTGCACTTGAGaattcacactggagaaaagCGTTTTAAATGCAGTGAATGTGGGAAAGCTTTCAATTATAAAAGCTCTCTCATTCACCATCTGAATGCCCACAACGGAGAAATGCCTTATAAGTGTAGCCAGTGTGGGAAATTGTACAGGAACAAGTCCAGCTTGGTATGTCATTATCGAGTCCATACTGGGGAAAAGCCCTTTGAGTGCTCTGAATGTGGAGAATCATATAGGAACAGAGATAGCCTCGCCAGTCACTATCGATTTCATACTGGTGAAAAGCCCTATACATGCTTTAAATGTGGGAAATCATTTAAGGAGAAATCCAGCCTTTTTTATCATGGCCGAGTGCATAATGGGGAAAAGCCTTTCAAGTGTAGCGAATGTGGAAAGTGTTTTGTCCAAAAGTCTCACCTCGTGAAACACCAAAACGTCCACAGCAAGCCTTTCATGTGCAGTGAGTGTGGGAGTGTCTTCACTTCAGGTTACAGCCTCATTAGACATAAGAGAGTTCACGACACGAGAAAGCAATACGAGTGCAAGGACTGTGACAAAGTGTATTGCAATAGCTCTGGCCTCTATAAACACCGCAAGGTTCACAACAGACAGATGGCCACCAAGAGCAAAAAAAGTGCCCAAAGTCCCTCAGTCATCTAATTCAAACACCTAAAAACTcagtggaaaagaaaaaacataaacaatTCAAATGTGGAGGATGTTCTCCCAGACCCACACATGGCGGgatcctcatcagagaagcttcttgctGGTAATTAATTCAGAGAGCCACAACTGGACAgtgtgcagggagagagagactttgtAGCACTCAGCCCTAAATATGATGTCTTCTTCAAACCATCCCCTCAAGGCTCAGCGATCTCTggaggagagaaggcagaaggattgtATGAGCCAGAGGTATTGGATGACTCCCAGGAAAGCGTAACGTCTGTTTAGACACATCAGGACTGGCACATCAGGAAGTCACAGACTGGCAGCACAGACAAGACacgttcaaaccagacaaaatcccCCTTCTAGCCAAGAAGTAATTGATTAACCAAGTTTTCTCCAGTGAACTGTCACTGTGTCATATGTGTCATGTATATGAGCCACACTCTAGAAGAGGCCCTGTGCCCGGGAGTAGCTGACCAGCggattgtttctgttgttattgctgttgtttagTTTTAGTATTTTGTGTTTCAGAGAAACCATAAAGTTGAGTGGGTAGGGAGGTAAGAAGTCTGGGcagagttggggtgggggagaataTAATCAAACTACACtgtatgaaaaaatttaaataaagatacaTTATTTGCATATATGAAATCTCCAaggaattaatttaaaaaatgcatttcttTACTACATGTGTATGAGCccttgcctacatgtgtgtatggaAATCCAGGGCACGCCTGGATGGATGGTGCTGGAGGAAGTTGCCAAGGTTGTTAGACTTCCTGTAAGCAGAAGTACACACACTTGGGAACTACTGTGTGGGTTCTTGGAGTGAAACTCAAATCCTCTGCTAGaaaccaagtgctcttaaccactgagccgtctctccagccccatcacacACATTCTCTTGAAGGACATACGCCTTCAAATTTTGTGcttatttagttttggtcttttctttgtgtgtgcgcttttgttttgttttatttttttgaggtaGTTTCCTCTGTGCAGCCCTACCtggcctggacttgctttgtttGCCacgctgcccttgaactcagagagatccacctgcctccagagtgctgagattaaaggtatgacCCACACCCAGATACCTacactaatttttttaaactagTTTTATATTATTGTTTTGAAACTTTTTTCTTTGCTTATGTTATTTTAATACAAGTTCTCAGTTTGTGACCCTGGCTGGACTGGAGCTCTCTATGTAcacgaggctggcctcaaaactcagagattcacccgcctctacctccaagtgctcagattaaaggcgtgtgcctcTATTTGCTGTGTCTGTAACCTGATGCTCCTGTCATACCTCAGTCCTCTGAGTACTGGGGTTGTGTATGCACCAACATGCCCAGCTGTGTGCAGTTCTCAAAACTACCATGATCTGTCAGGGGCTTAAGCATTCCTCTCACCTTTCTGATTCATGGTTATTTCTCTAACCTTGAAAGTCTGGCCATATTCATAATATGCCAGTGCTCCTGACATTAGAACACAGAGATGTAACATAGGAAATTATCTGCACAGGCTCGTGCCGATTCATGCCTCCCAGATCATAAAGGGCACCATCAGCAGAGGCCTTTGATTTTCTTCCAGACACTGGaagccttttatttttgtttccaatGCACCAGGATTGCTCCACAGTTGAGTGTTTTCTGGGGAAGCAGCTAAATCACATTATAGTGAATAAAAGTGAGCCCTTTGTAGATGTAGCCTAGCAACAAGCAGGTCTCATGgtatataaaaagataaaatagaacaaaaatgaAGAATAGACTGGGTCATCTCTGACTCATTTACAAGACAATAGTGGAACTTCCTGTTTCGGGGCCTTGTGTATCTTAAGAGTAGATGAGAACTGGCTAGCATCAGCAGAGAAATTCAGAGCTGAAGAGGAATTTGATTACATTATCTACCTTCTTCAATGTAGTTTCAAAGAACTTGTAAAAACTGATTTGCTATTTAACTTGAGTAATACactattttacttttttacttcagtgtgtgtgtatacatatatatatatgtgtatatatgtgtatatatgtatatatatgtatatatatatatatatatatagagagagagagagagagagagagaatacacatATGATGATGTCAAAAGTACGGAATAACTTTCTCAGTTGGTAGTGTGCTTCTCTGGCATACACCTAGCCACAGGTTTGATCCACAGACACCACCAAACAAGCTGACACATTACTTTtcctaaagacctgagttcagttcccagcacccacatggtaactcTACACGATATGTAACTAAAGCCTCAGAGTAACACATGCACTCCTGAGTTCACAGAAGCACGTGCACAGATAGAATATTCTTGCACATATAAAAGAATAGTTTCCAAAAAGAGAAAGTATGatagatgaacaaataaaaattagaaagggGTCAATTATGTCTAACTCAcccaaatttcataaatacctaataatacagaagaaagaaatgatcatgtaatttagcagcttgatctactcacagatacaccagcagtccagttcagtagtcaGGTTAGCAGCAGAGGTTGGCATGACCTAAcaggaacagccaggcctcagcctcacaTGAGTCCGCAGGAGGGATCAGGAATGGAGGAGTTCTCAGCCGTGTCtctctcagcaaagcaaagaGCAGCGAAGGGAGAACAGCAAGCATTGCACAGCGAGCTCTAAGCATAGCCCAGCCTCCTCTCACTGTCATGTAGAGTCCTTTTCATACTCTCTTCAAATATCATGTgccctccatgggtcttgcctcagcacatgtgtTGCCTCAGCACGTGATTCTGTTTCAACTGACATCGCTCTAAcaatcagcccaagtctgagGAAGTGTCAAGAAGCTGCACTGCACCACCAGTAGGGTTTTTTgttgaagcgcccacctcgaccagcaaggaagacgcgacaccgttggattcttctttaacagcctttattgcaggaacacctcactGTTGATTCGGGAGACCccagggaacaaaggcactcgccttaagtacaaaacagacagtggctgtaaacttgtcctctggggattggtggagtgagagatatcttattaacatgcttatcatctttggccttgtaaaatgccagaagaaagctaaagacatggcttaatggttgtataccacaaacgaccactagatgtcagtgccatctttagttgctcccaacattttgtgtgtgtgcatttctctctatggtaTTCAGAAAGTgaagctcaactatgcaatgtaaggtagACCAATACGTGcctgtcattagcaaagaatccttcattacctgtcctttcatgtgcttgttttagcagaacatcctttcacctctgcttcagtcctgggctggtggtcctgggttctataaggaagtaagctgagcaagccaggggaagcaatccaaaaagcagcacccctctgtggcctctgcatcagctcctgcctccaagttcctgccctgtgaggtcctgtcctgactttctttggtgatgaacaccAGTGTGGAAGTGTACGCTGAATAAACCCTTCtatcctcaacttgcttcttgatcatgatgcttTGTACAGGAATataaatcctgactaagacactggcATCCTCCTTGAATGAGGGAGCATGGGTACTTAAGGTACAGATCCTAGAATTAGCTTTTGCTAAGAGGAAGAACTGCATGCCAGggagtcttagggttttactgctgtaaacagacaccatgaccaaagctactctagtaaggacaacatttaatggggctggcttataggttcagaggttcagtccattatcatcaagactggagcatgggagcatccaggcaggcatggtgcaggaggaacatcctcaggcagctaggaagagggtctccaagcccacccccacagtgacgcacttcttccaacaagaacacaccttctaatagtgccactccctgggccaagcatatgcaaaccatcacactgtgtGTTTCAGATTTCTTCCTAGAGTAATATCAGATACCAGTTCCTTGAGTCCTGACAATTTGTACACAATGAGTCTCTCTAATAGCTAGGTAGTGATAATCTCACAGATGAGAGGAAAAAGACTACCAATCCAAATCATCATGGCCAAATGAATTAAAGGGAGTAATTAAATCAAGCTTTTTATTCAGGTACATGGGCTGCTTCCCCTTAAGGCATGGTTTAAGAGGTCAGCATTGGAATGGGGGAGATAAAATTTTTATAGCTCAGGAGTAGGGAATTTGATAGGCAAATAGGCAGGGCTACAGAAGCAAACCATAAGCATAACAAATTGATCCTAACAACCTCTTGTGAAACAGACATGGTTACAAGGTGGTCATAGTAACAGATCATCATGACAACCCTTTGAAACAAAGGCACAGTTGCTGTTTCCTGAAACAGGCAGTACAGAGCCATTTGTAATTAAAGTTATAGGTGGTGCGTAGTCTACTATTTCAGAAATagatttttaagttaatttatttattatgtacacagtgctctgcctgcatatatgcctacacaccagaagagggcatcagaccccattaaagatagt is part of the Rattus norvegicus strain BN/NHsdMcwi chromosome 1, GRCr8, whole genome shotgun sequence genome and harbors:
- the Znf773 gene encoding zinc finger protein 501-like; translation: MMETFVLMTSLGLIPAGVRDITQLESSGDLFTPTLRFKAPGFWNREGEMSSIQCSTSPEEGVGVTVLEWQKQRCAKKPLQRKQVRIPAMKTGDPPEKTSQSTDRVMDSQDSSRLPGSQVTPNAGQQHRNSENAESIQSKNGDHKCSDCGKTFSHKFQLIRHQKIHSGERPFKCSECGRSFQQNAHLVVHLRIHTGEKRFKCSECGKAFNYKSSLIHHLNAHNGEMPYKCSQCGKLYRNKSSLVCHYRVHTGEKPFECSECGESYRNRDSLASHYRFHTGEKPYTCFKCGKSFKEKSSLFYHGRVHNGEKPFKCSECGKCFVQKSHLVKHQNVHSKPFMCSECGSVFTSGYSLIRHKRVHDTRKQYECKDCDKVYCNSSGLYKHRKVHNRQMATKSKKSAQSPSVI